From Camelina sativa cultivar DH55 chromosome 7, Cs, whole genome shotgun sequence, one genomic window encodes:
- the LOC104700767 gene encoding uncharacterized protein LOC104700767 isoform X1, with protein sequence MAPCDKNPSKCGGDGDDDLKTKKYLFKQKFPTFKKKAIELSVLCGNSVGFICHGPDNDLHVWPDPQDNPQALPEIVGKFNSLSDHMRMSHASDLFDLPHLKGLSNEELLRHLAKLNSQSVGIKQKKMSLLTKRGISKKPPNDDHLRVSDNNAAAIISNRKEAAALSDDQLGFRDHETVNNLGSSAAASKVCSVSDSSLHNPPLTLGLSCGDYSPVDPLPATDHMNPRCENQVIPSHQQNQSLLRSSSPSKSCGDDDDDDDDLKRAKRNFFKQIFPTFKKKATELSVLCGNSVGFICYGPDNDLHVWPEPEENPQAIPEIVAKFNGLSDLKRKNHASDLYGLPMLKGLSGDELRNHLVNLDSHLLGIKQKKMSIIGRSSSTHKPRDAGVSDSSVLNPLTLGLSCGDYYPVDSMPATDNMNPCCEMEVIPSDLQNQSELGSSSLSLEMAPCDNDPNKFGGGCEKEVIPSDQQNQSELRLSSLSLEMASYDDDDDDDGVSDSSMLDSSGSSGGDSLPMDLIPTTTYSLEVCANEGASDELSRIDLHFASTLFPG encoded by the coding sequence ATGGCTCCTTGTGATAAAAATCCATCCAAGTGTGGTGGCGATGGCGATGATGATTTGAAGACGAAGAAGTACCTTTTCAAACAGAAATTTCCTACTTTTAAGAAGAAAGCCATAGAGCTCTCTGTTCTTTGCGGCAACTCTGTTGGCTTCATCTGTCACGGTCCCGACAACGATCTCCATGTCTGGCCTGATCCTCAAGATAACCCACAAGCGTTACCGGAGATTGTTGGAAAATTCAATTCGTTGAGCGACCACATGAGGATGAGTCACGCCTCGGATCTCTTCGACTTGCCACATCTCAAGGGTTTGTCAAATGAAGAATTGCTTAGACATCTCGCTAAGCTTAACTCCCAATCAGTTGGGATCAAGCAGAAAAAGATGAGTTTATTAACAAAAAGAGGAATCTCGAAGAAGCCGCCCAATGATGATCATCTTAGGGTTTCAGACAACAACGCCGCCGCCATCATCTCAAACCGCAAGGAGGCGGCGGCTTTGTCCGATGATCAATTAGGGTTTAGGGATCACGAAACTGTTAACAATTTGGGATCTAGTGCTGCTGCTTCCAAGGTTTGTAGTGTTTCTGATTCTTCTCTGCACAATCCTCCTCTCACGTTAGGGTTATCTTGCGGCGATTATTCTCCGGTGGATCCACTGCCGGCCACTGATCACATGAACCCTCGTTGCGAGAATCAAGTAATACCTTCCCACCAGCAAAATCAATCACTGTTACGCTCATCTTCTCCAAGCAAGTCctgtggtgatgatgatgatgatgatgatgatttgaagaGGGCGAAGAGGAACTTTTTTAAACAGATATTTCctacttttaagaaaaaagcaACAGAGCTCTCTGTTCTTTGTGGCAACTCTGTCGGTTTCATTTGTTACGGCCCCGACAATGATCTCCATGTCTGGCCTGAGCCGGAAGAGAACCCACAAGCCATACCAGAGATAGTAGCCAAATTCAATGGTTTAAGTGATCTGAAGAGGAAGAATCATGCCAGCGATCTCTACGGCCTCCCAATGCTCAAGGGTTTGTCGGGTGACGAGTTGAGGAACCATCTCGTCAACCTTGACTCGCACTTACTTGGGATCAAGCAGAAAAAGATGAGTATAATAGGAAGAAGCAGCTCCACGCACAAGCCTAGGGATGCTGGTGTTTCGGATTCTTCTGTGCTCAATCCTCTCACGTTAGGGTTATCTTGCGGTGATTATTATCCTGTTGATTCAATGCCGGCCACTGATAACATGAACCCTTGTTGTGAAATGGAAGTAATACCTTCCGACCTGCAAAATCAATCAGAGTTAGGTtcgtcttctctttctttgGAGATGGCTCCTTGTGATAATGATCCAAACAAGTTCGGTGGTGGTTGTGAAAAGGAAGTAATACCTTCCGACCAGCAAAATCAATCAGAGTTACGtttgtcttctctttctttgGAGATGGCttcttatgatgatgatgatgatgatgatggtgtttCGGATTCTTCTATGCTCGATTCGTCAGGGTCATCTGGCGGGGACAGTCTTCCGATGGATCTAATACCGACAACAACATATAGTTTGGAGGTTTGTGCCAACGAAGGTGCGTCGGATGAACTTTCTCGGATAGATTTGCATTTTGCTTCAACACTATTTCCTGGCTAG
- the LOC104700767 gene encoding uncharacterized protein LOC104700767 isoform X2, whose amino-acid sequence MAPCDKNPSKCGGDGDDDLKTKKYLFKQKFPTFKKKAIELSVLCGNSVGFICHGPDNDLHVWPDPQDNPQALPEIVGKFNSLSDHMRMSHASDLFDLPHLKGLSNEELLRHLAKLNSQSVGIKQKKMSLLTKRGISKKPPNDDHLRVSDNNAAAIISNRKEAAALSDDQLGFRDHETVNNLGSSAAASKVCSVSDSSLHNPPLTLGLSCGDYSPVDPLPATDHMNPRCENQVIPSHQQNQSLLRSSSPSKSCGDDDDDDDDLKRAKRNFFKQIFPTFKKKATELSVLCGNSVGFICYGPDNDLHVWPEPEENPQAIPEIVAKFNGLSDLKRKNHASDLYGLPMLKGLSGDELRNHLVNLDSHLLGIKQKKMSIIGRSSSTHKPRDAGVSDSSVLNPLTLGLSCGDYYPVDSMPATVIPSDLQNQSELGSSSLSLEMAPCDNDPNKFGGGCEKEVIPSDQQNQSELRLSSLSLEMASYDDDDDDDGVSDSSMLDSSGSSGGDSLPMDLIPTTTYSLEVCANEGASDELSRIDLHFASTLFPG is encoded by the exons ATGGCTCCTTGTGATAAAAATCCATCCAAGTGTGGTGGCGATGGCGATGATGATTTGAAGACGAAGAAGTACCTTTTCAAACAGAAATTTCCTACTTTTAAGAAGAAAGCCATAGAGCTCTCTGTTCTTTGCGGCAACTCTGTTGGCTTCATCTGTCACGGTCCCGACAACGATCTCCATGTCTGGCCTGATCCTCAAGATAACCCACAAGCGTTACCGGAGATTGTTGGAAAATTCAATTCGTTGAGCGACCACATGAGGATGAGTCACGCCTCGGATCTCTTCGACTTGCCACATCTCAAGGGTTTGTCAAATGAAGAATTGCTTAGACATCTCGCTAAGCTTAACTCCCAATCAGTTGGGATCAAGCAGAAAAAGATGAGTTTATTAACAAAAAGAGGAATCTCGAAGAAGCCGCCCAATGATGATCATCTTAGGGTTTCAGACAACAACGCCGCCGCCATCATCTCAAACCGCAAGGAGGCGGCGGCTTTGTCCGATGATCAATTAGGGTTTAGGGATCACGAAACTGTTAACAATTTGGGATCTAGTGCTGCTGCTTCCAAGGTTTGTAGTGTTTCTGATTCTTCTCTGCACAATCCTCCTCTCACGTTAGGGTTATCTTGCGGCGATTATTCTCCGGTGGATCCACTGCCGGCCACTGATCACATGAACCCTCGTTGCGAGAATCAAGTAATACCTTCCCACCAGCAAAATCAATCACTGTTACGCTCATCTTCTCCAAGCAAGTCctgtggtgatgatgatgatgatgatgatgatttgaagaGGGCGAAGAGGAACTTTTTTAAACAGATATTTCctacttttaagaaaaaagcaACAGAGCTCTCTGTTCTTTGTGGCAACTCTGTCGGTTTCATTTGTTACGGCCCCGACAATGATCTCCATGTCTGGCCTGAGCCGGAAGAGAACCCACAAGCCATACCAGAGATAGTAGCCAAATTCAATGGTTTAAGTGATCTGAAGAGGAAGAATCATGCCAGCGATCTCTACGGCCTCCCAATGCTCAAGGGTTTGTCGGGTGACGAGTTGAGGAACCATCTCGTCAACCTTGACTCGCACTTACTTGGGATCAAGCAGAAAAAGATGAGTATAATAGGAAGAAGCAGCTCCACGCACAAGCCTAGGGATGCTGGTGTTTCGGATTCTTCTGTGCTCAATCCTCTCACGTTAGGGTTATCTTGCGGTGATTATTATCCTGTTGATTCAATGCCGGCCACTG TAATACCTTCCGACCTGCAAAATCAATCAGAGTTAGGTtcgtcttctctttctttgGAGATGGCTCCTTGTGATAATGATCCAAACAAGTTCGGTGGTGGTTGTGAAAAGGAAGTAATACCTTCCGACCAGCAAAATCAATCAGAGTTACGtttgtcttctctttctttgGAGATGGCttcttatgatgatgatgatgatgatgatggtgtttCGGATTCTTCTATGCTCGATTCGTCAGGGTCATCTGGCGGGGACAGTCTTCCGATGGATCTAATACCGACAACAACATATAGTTTGGAGGTTTGTGCCAACGAAGGTGCGTCGGATGAACTTTCTCGGATAGATTTGCATTTTGCTTCAACACTATTTCCTGGCTAG
- the LOC104704456 gene encoding uncharacterized protein LOC104704456: MVGTRSQPNRVEDGSSVEFSEAKTVDEAPMVQILNRTEALELAIAEHNKKIDRNITDMFDMIKMIPKQTVYNNDQKNSGKGLMAVSATPGSSAGYSDQQGGRSAGYVDQQRSGGSGLTGQYHGVARLGKVDFPRFDGVWVTEWLGKVEDFFSLDGTPCESKVRMASIHFDSHVATWHHALVQTPMGRSVLRDWGSYKLLLKERFENVMEDPIADLKNLQETDGIVDYHQKFELIKTRVSLSEEYLVSAYLAGLRLDTQMHIRMFQPQSVRQCLVLGRLYEKAHPQHKSNTGGGYNSKPHYNGSASKHQTSFKKDNLVEASKQGFQAPANRNFLSQEEMSDRRAKGLCFICDEKYTPDHYLKHKKSQVFMIEVEEEDDEYEADETQEEKNEEKDNPRVSISSVSGVSDYMTMKVKGVHNKKDLEKLGVTVQSAGVTRVTVADGSKLGVQGRVSQFQWSFQGTPFKDGFMLILLGGCDMVLGAQWLAPLGDITWNLQKLEMGFWWKRQKMLLHGIKQGAIRTVKATKFNKKQDEAVQISMICAQEVVQQEAVMLYAVEISQRENANNSAVLKLKSEYSDIFEAPTSLPPFIEEHNHKIVLKSGSDPVNQRPYRYATYQKDEIDKIVRELLFAGTIRVSSSPFSSPLVLVKKKDGNWRLCVDYRRLNGLTIKNRLTIPLIKDLLDELGGSAVFSKIDLRAGYHQVRMEPEDIHKTAFKSHNRHFEYLVMPFGLTNAPATFQGLMNAVLKEFLRKFVLVFFDDILVYSSTVEDHIVHLKHVFHTMRQHHLFAKESKCAFATDRVEYLGHFIAVGGVSTNPKVNAVADWPTPSNVKQLHGFFGFAGYYRRFVKNFGTIARPLTVLTKKDAFLWSQEASAAFKSLKDALCQAPVLALPLFDKPFVVETDACTTGIGAVLMQEDHPLAFINRHLKGRQLNLSIYKKELLAVVFAVQKWRHYLLPNHFVIKTDQRSLKYLLEQRLNTPIQQQ, from the exons ATGGTTGGAACTCGATCTCAGCCGAATAGGGTGGAAGATGGTTCATCGGTGGAATTTTCTGAAGCGAAGACGGTGGACGAAGCTCCGATGGTGCAGATCCTTAACCGGACGGAAGCGTTAGAGTTGGCGATCGCTGAACATAATAAGAAGATAGATCGGAACATTACTGACATGTTCGACATGATTAAGATGATCCCGAAACAGACGGTGTACAACAACGATCAGAAAAATAGTGGAAAGGGTCTGATGGCCGTGTCAGCAACGCCAGGCTCATCTGCAGGTTACTCTGATCAACAAGGTGGTCGATCTGCAGGATATGTTGATCAACAACGAAGTGGTGGATCTGGGTTAACTGGTCAATATCACGGTGTCGCTAGACTGGGTAAGGTTGATTTCCCTCGTTTTGATGGTGTATGGGTTACTGAATGGTTGGGTAAGGTAGAGGACTTTTTCTCTTTGGATGGTACACCCTGTGAATCTAAGGTGAGGATGGCTTCGATACATTTTGACAGTCATGTGGCTACATGGCATCACGCCTTGGTTCAAACACCTATGGGAAGAAGTGTCTTGCGTGATTGGGGTTCATATAAGCTTTTGCTAAAGGAAAGATTTGAAAATGTGATGGAAGATCCCATTGCAGACCTCAAAAATTTACAGGAAACTGATGGGATAGTTGATTACCACCAGAAGTTTGAACTAATTAAGACTAGAGTATCACTCTCTGAGGAGTATTTGGTGAGTGCTTACTTAGCAGGACTCAGGCTGGACACTCAGATGCACATACGCATGTTTCAACCACAGTCTGTGCGGCAATGTTTGGTGTTGGGACGTCTGTATGAAAAAGCTCATCCCCAACACAAGAGTAACACTGGAGGCGGTTATAACTCTAAGCCACACTATAATGGTTCTGCTTCTAAGCATCAGACGTCATTTAAGAAGGATAACTTAGTTGAAGCGTCTAAGCAAGGATTTCAGGCACCTGCTAACAGAAATTTTTTATCTCAAGAAGAAATGAGTGATCGTAGGGCCAAGGGTTTGTGTTTCATTTGTGACGAGAAGTATACACCCGACCACTAtctcaaacataaaaaatctcAGGTGTTTATGATAGAAgtagaggaagaggatgatgagTATGAAGCAGACGAGActcaggaggagaagaatgaaGAGAAAGACAACCCTCGAGTTTCTATCAGTTCTGTATCTGGTGTTTCGGACTACATGACTATGAAGGTTAAGGGAGTTCACAACAAGAAGGATT TAGAGAAGTTGGGAGTCACTGTGCAATCTGCAGGAGTAACCAGAGTGACAGTTGCAGATGGCAGCAAATTAGGGGTACAAGGACGTGTCTCACAGTTTCAATGGTCGTTTCAGGGTACTCCATTCAAGGATGGCTTTATGCTGATACTGTTAGGGGGTTGTGACATGGTGTTAGGAGCGCAATGGCTAGCTCCCTTAGGAGATATCACCTGGAACTTACAAAAGTTAGAGATGGGATTTTGGTGGAAAAGACAGAAAATGCTACTCCATGGAATCAAACAAGGGGCAATACGAACGGTGAAAGCCACTAAGTTCAACAAAAAGCAAGACGAAGCGGTTCAGATTTCCATGATTTGTGCTCAAGAAGTAGTTCAGCAGGAGGCTGTTATGTTATATGCTGTCGAGATAAGCCAACGGGAAAATGCGAATAACTCTGCAGTTTTAAAGTTGAAGAGCGAATACTCCGACATTTTTGAAGCACCTACTTCACTACCTCCTTTCATAGAAGAACACAATCACAAGATTGTGCTTAAGTCTGGTTCTGATCCAGTCAATCAACGGCCTTACCGTTATGCTACCTATCAAAAGGACGAGATTGATAAAATTGTTAGGGAGCTGCTCTTCGCAGGAACCATTCGTGTTAGCTCGAGTCCATTCTCTTCTCCTCTGGTGTTGGTTAAGAAAAAAGATGGTAATTGGCGACTTTGTGTGGATTACAGAAGATTGAATGGCCTCACAATTAAGAATAGGTTAACTATTCCTCTTATTAAAGACTTGTTGGACGAGCTAGGTGGTTCCGCGGTATTCTCTAAGATCGACCTACGAGCTGGCTACCACCAAGTGCGAATGGAACCTGAGGACATCCACAAAACTGCTTTCAAGTCTCACAACAGGCATTTTGAGTAtttggtgatgcctttcggctTAACCAATGCACCTGCGACTTTTCAAGGACTGATGAATGCAGTCTTGAAAGAGTTCTTACGCAAGTTTGTCCTCGTTttctttgatgatatattggtcTACAGTTCCACTGTTGAGGATCACATAGTTCATCTCAAGCATGTCTTTCACACGATGCGTCAACATCATTTGTTCGCTAAAGAAAGCAAATGCGCGTTTGCAACAGACCGAGTTGAGTATTTGGGGCATTTTATTGCTGTTGGTGGGGTATCTACAAACCCTAAGGTCAACGCTGTTGCAGACTGGCCAACTCCTTCCAATGTGAAGCAGTTGCAcgggttttttggttttgcgGGCTACTACAGACGCTTTGTCAAAAACTTTGGCACTATAGCTCGGCCATTAACAGTCCTTACCAAGAAAGACGCTTTCCTTTGGTCTCAAGAGGCTTCGGCTGCTTTCAAAAGTTTAAAGGATGCGTTATGTCAAGCTCCTGTGTTAGCATTACCGTTATTTGACAAACCATTTGTGGTGGAAACGGATGCTTGTACAACCGGAATTGGAGCAGTATTAATGCAGGAGGATCACCCCTTGGCGTTCATCAATCGTCACTTAAAAGGTAGACAACTAAACCTTTCTATCTACAAGAAAGAGTTACTCGCTGTGGTATTTGCTGTTCAAAAGTGGCGTCATTACTTGTTACCAAATCATTTTGTGATCAAGACGGATCAACGAAGCTTGAAGTATCTATTGGAGCAAAGGTTGAACACTCCTATTCAGCAACAATAG